The following proteins come from a genomic window of Bombyx mori chromosome 18, ASM3026992v2:
- the LOC101735796 gene encoding large ribosomal subunit protein uL14m: MFRTILNKLNPVELTCGFHTTACLNEVRLLTRLRVVDNSEIGMRAMAEGKPPKVICVYNKQRVGFIGDRVMVAIKGQKKKGILVGLKQTQKVKVPKFDSNNIVLIDDNGTPLGTRIHVPIPTILRTILKEKTHSKGADYTKLLAIATKFV; encoded by the exons ATGTTTAgaactatattaaataaattaaatccagTCGAGTTAACATGCGGATTCCACACTACAGCCTGCTTGAATGAAGTTAGGCTACTTACAAGGCTTCGTGTTGTTGATAACTCTGAAATCGGAATGCGAGCCATGGCCGAAGGAAAACCTCCGAAAGTAATTTGTGTATACAACAAACAAC GTGTCGGCTTTATTGGTGACAGAGTAATGGTAGCTATCAAAGGGCAAAAGAAGAAAGGCATTCTTGTAGGTCTCAAGCAAACACAAAAGGTCAAAGTACCAAAGTTCGACAGCAACAACATAGTTTTAATAGATGACAACGGAACACCTCTAGGAACCAGAATACATGTACCCATACCAACTATCCTCCGAACAATTTTGAAAGAGAAAACTCATTCTAAAGGAGCTGATTACACAAAACTACTGGCCATAGCCACcaaatttgtttaa